From Draconibacterium halophilum, one genomic window encodes:
- a CDS encoding response regulator transcription factor, whose amino-acid sequence MEKTTITIVDDHKIFRDGLILLLRNFDFVSVVGQAANGQEFLGLIENEAPDIVFMDINMPKMNGIEATKQALQKYPDIKVIALTSFADDEYIEQMISAGVEGYMLKRSNIEDFEKAIKKVADGGSYFSSEIIKVISRNLYKDKERKLGEQLLSNLTSREKEILNLICKGLNNEQIAELINLSPKTVEKHKSNLFQKTATFNTVNLVIYAFKNQLISL is encoded by the coding sequence ATGGAAAAAACAACTATTACTATTGTTGACGACCATAAAATTTTCAGAGATGGGTTGATACTACTATTACGCAATTTCGACTTCGTATCAGTTGTAGGACAGGCAGCAAATGGTCAGGAATTTTTGGGACTTATTGAAAATGAAGCACCAGACATAGTTTTTATGGATATTAATATGCCAAAAATGAACGGTATTGAAGCAACCAAACAAGCACTGCAAAAGTATCCTGATATAAAAGTAATTGCATTGACTTCTTTTGCCGATGATGAATACATTGAGCAAATGATATCAGCCGGAGTAGAAGGTTACATGCTAAAACGCTCGAACATTGAAGATTTTGAAAAAGCCATAAAAAAAGTTGCTGATGGAGGAAGCTATTTCTCCTCGGAAATCATAAAAGTAATCTCTCGCAATTTATACAAAGACAAAGAACGAAAGTTGGGCGAACAGCTATTATCCAATCTCACTTCGCGCGAAAAAGAAATCTTAAATCTAATTTGCAAAGGACTTAACAATGAGCAAATTGCAGAATTAATAAATTTGAGCCCTAAAACAGTAGAGAAACATAAAAGTAACCTCTTCCAAAAAACAGCGACTTTCAACACGGTTAACCTGGTTATTTATGCTTTCAAAAACCAACTTATTTCGCTCTAA